In the genome of Aedes aegypti strain LVP_AGWG chromosome 2, AaegL5.0 Primary Assembly, whole genome shotgun sequence, the window AACGACCATCCTTATCAACATTGTCAACCACCCAGTGCCCACCCCAGCTTTCACGAAGACCTTCTATCGAGGCTCCCTGCAGAAAGGTGTCCACGAGGTTACTTTCCCTGCAGGTGAAGTCATCACCATCGAATCAGAAACAATCACCTCCACCTTTCTCTTCCGCGTTCTTGACGATGACGATGGCGCGCTATTCGACGTAACTCGCGAAGAGAACAAATTCAAGGTCTCACTGAAGTCCACTGTGGACGAACAGACTATTGAAGGGCGTGACCTCCTTAGCTTTACGATCGAAGCCAACAACGAGTTTGGAGAAACGGATCGAGCTACGGTTATTGTGAGCATTCAGCTAGATGAGATCGTGACTCCAACGTTTTCCAACAATCTATATCGAGGATCAATCAAAGAGCGGACCACCGATGTATCACTCACAACGACGATCGGTTTTCTGGCGGGGACGTCGAGTAGTAATACAGAGGTTGGCCTAGTTGACGGTGAAGCAGACTGGTTTACGGCACGGTACGCAAACTCACAAGTGACGATCGCTGTGAAAAATGAGGACGTAATCGACTGGGATGACATCAACGATCGCAGTTATTTGAGTTTCGCACTACAAGCTACAAATCCGGGAAGTACGGCTGCATCAGCTTTCGTAACCTTGGATATTCAACGGGACGTAATTCCTATGCCTAGGTTCAAGGCATCATCGTTCCAAGGAGTTTTGCTAGAAGGATCAAGTGATGTACAATTTTCGGAAGGAGCGTCGATCGAGTTGATTGACGATAGCTTAGTGGCTGGATTCGAGATCCAGTTGATCGAGTATGACCATGAGCTGTTTGACTTCACTCAGGAAAGACTTCAGATTAAGATCTCGTTGAAGTCTGGGGTTCttggagaaaatctcaaagatcGAACTTATCTCCGATTCACTGTCGCAGTGAACAATCCTGGGAGTGAAACAGCGACGGCAAACGTTTTGGTggatttgaaatggaatcagacTCCCGCGAATACACCTCTCTTTGAAAAGTTCTACTACAAAGGCTCTATCGGCCTGGATCTTCAAATCAAGTTGGAAGACTCGATCCTTATCAAAGAGGAAACGTATACAGCGGATGTGCTGTATGGAATCGTTGAATCCGATAACGATTTACTTGTGGTGGAAAAAAGCAATCGGGAAGTTGTGGTTAAACTGGCAAAAGCAATCACGGAAGATGACTTGAAAGGACTCGAAAGTCTACACGTTACAATCAGAGCGTTCAACGAAATGGAGAAAGAAAGTTTTTGTTTCCTTGTTGTATCATTACCAAGAGAAGGAGAAGGTAAGATCATAACTAATTAACGCAGTATCTTGAGTACTAAGCTTCTTTTTAACGCAGAACCTTGTCGGACACCGACACTCGACTGTACAGAATGCTACGACTGCTCAACGGGAACGCCCTTGGAAGATGTTCCCGTATTCGAGTACGGAAACTACCGTTTCTTCATCAAGTCCGATACGATAGGTCTGATCGGTACTGTTAAGGCTACCGTGAAGGATCCTTTGATACACCTGGAGCATCGAGCTGAAATCGACAATGGTAAGGTTGCGTTGCAAGGTTCAAGATCAATGGATTTCATTCCATAAACCTTTCAATTCCTTAGATTACGTCAGTTCGAGAATAACATTTACTGCTGACGGCATCTTGCGAGTAGATCGAGCTCTACTACCCGGTCAGTATAGCTTAAAAGTTACGGCTTTGAATCCACACGCTCAGAAGCAGTCTTCTGTGAACGTCCTGCTGGACGTCACCCAAGAACAGGAATGTCCAGTAGATCCGGATTCACCAAAGATCACCACCGTTGAGAAGCTTCTGGTCATTAAAACACTTGAAGAGGAATCACCTCACCTTAACATCTTCCCATCTCAACTGAGTACGTGCGAGTACGAACTAGTGGATGAAAAGCCTTATCTTGGCTATAACTATTTTGAAATCGACCCCGAAACACATTGGCTTACATCAAAAAGTTTCGATCGAGAGAacaccacactcttcgaaggaATGACCATACCACAGTTCCAAGTCCGGCTTCATCTGGTTTGCCAGGATCAAGCCCCGGCTCAGTCCCGTCGAACTGAGCGTTCCTTAATCGAGTCCGAAGATTTGAACTACGCTCGGGACGTTACAGTGGTCCAAGTGATAGTGACGGACATCAACGATCACAGCCCAGAATTTGTATTTCCTTCTGGTAGCGAATTCTTCCACATTGGGTTCCCGGTTTCCACAATCGCCTCTGGACTGATGCTTTCCCAGCTGATCACCGTACGAGCAGAAGATGCGGACGAAGGGTTGAACGCGAAGATCCGATACAGTTTGAGAGGCACTCAATCGTATTTCGCAATCGAACCGGAGACTGGATTGGTATACCCCTTAAAGGAATCCATGAAGTCAAGCTCAGTGGTTACGATAACAGTGGTAGCCACCGATCGTGATGGAGCTAGTGACGGAAGAACTGCGGAAGTTCAACTGATCGTACACCAACTAGAAGAGAATCATCTGGTGGCGCTGACCGTTCCCGGGCAGATGGATGATGAGGATGTGATCCGTCAAATCAATTCTAACCAAGAAGGAGTTCAAGTGAAGGTACTGACACAGGCTAGAGTTCCAGAAATCAATGAAAATGCTGACGACAAGTCAACGAGACAGTCTTCCTCCGAAGATAGCGTCCTTCGAATGATCGTTTACGCACTCGCTAACGGAAACATTGTGCAAAGCTCTGATACCATTATGCGGTAGGTAATGCTTGTATGATGTGTAGGTTGTTAAGAATTGATGTAACTATTTCTTTCAGAGTAATCGGATCTTCTTCAGTTTCATCGAGCGTAAGCATAGATTCGTTCAGGAGCGTAGCATGCTCTGAATGCAGTGGACAGCAATCTGATAGCGAAGACAATGTAGGACTCATAGTCGCCACGTCGATTTTGGGAGCGTTGTTCGTGATCTCCGCAGGTATGGCGATCTTCCTTTACCTACGTTACGTGCGGCCACTGAAGGGGACAACGGAAAACCCATCGGACGTGGTCCAGTTGGAGAACGATTTTGATGTTTCACCCCCACCATCGCCTCCAAGGTTGGGAGTTGGGAAACAGATGACGGTCGATGAACCTGAGATGGAGGAACGCAAAGTTTCCATTCAAATTCTGGGCGTCACAGATCAAGGTATGttattagactggccctcaaacaaaaaagttgtaaaactcaacggggcaccccctagatatgagccttagggtaagagaaacgctctctcaaaatttcaactcaattggttgctccaccagctggcgcattcgatttgaagtttgtatgggatattcgtctcaaatatattgaaaattgatcctatgtcactgtttcgttccgtatactaattgtgcACGTTCAaatgagcccagaatgacaaatacactagttgatactctaatgaacataattgcagaaggttgtatctggatttaatctcattttcattactctttcagttgttgaaagttaggcttagatcagcactcccgtacagtcacttatatgcatgcgacatgtgcctcagctcgcccagcgtcataggtggctatgatgcgtttagtggctacctccaagctatgttgaagaaatacaagcagtattgcatgatatacttcagatggttaaaacacaaactttattaattttgatcatggtacaatcttctacaatattcttcgctattacatcaagtagtgtttttgacattctgggtccaattgaacgcgatcattaATTTtactgaaccaaacagtagatgatgtgctgttgctcatatgtttgagctgagaatcccatattaacttcaattcaaatgcgccagctcatggaacgaccaaatgagctgaatttttcagaaaggcttcctcttaccccaagaaataatcctgggggatgccccgtggaatcatacaactttatttttctcccatactgagctgggccagtccaagtccaagtccaagtccaagtccaagtccaagtccaagtccaagtccaaatccaagtccaagtccaagtccaagtccaagtccaagtccaagtccaagtccaagtccaagtccaagtccaagtccaagtccaagtccaagtccaagtccaagtccaagtccaagtccaagtccaagtccaagtccaagtccaagtccaagtccaagtccacgTCCAAGTCCGCGTCCAAGTCCGCGAACAAATCCGTGACCAAGTCCGTGTCAAAGTCCGTGTCAAAGTCCGTGACCAAGTCCGCGTCCAAGTCCGCGTCCAAGTCCGCGTCCAAGTCCGCGTCCAAGTCCGCGTCCAAGTCCGCGTCCAAGTCCGCGAACAAGTCCGTGACCAAGTCCGCGTCGAAGTCCGTGACCAAGTTCGTGACCAAGTCCGCGTCCAAGTCCGCGTCCAAGTCCGCGTCCAAGTCCACGTCCAAGTCCGCGTCCAAGTCCGCGTCCAAGTCCGCGTCCAAGTCCGCGTCCAAGTCCGCGTCCAAGTTCGCGTCCAAGTCCGCGTCCAAGTCCGCGTCCAAATCCAAGTCCAAGTCAAAGTCCAAGTCCGCAACTAAGTCCGCGTCCAAGTCCGCATCCAAGTCTGCGTTCAAGTCCAAGCCCAAGTCCAAGTCCAGATAGTTATTACCCTTTTCCTCACTTTCAGAATCGGAAGACGGCAGGCTACCCAGGTCCCGCCTAGCCCAATCTCTGGACGATCACCTCGAACGAGGAGGCGAGTTCGGTACCATATCCTCACGGGGCACCATCGAAGATTCGTCATCGCTGTCCTCAGTGAACGAACCTCGAAACGTTAAGTTCAACGAAATGGTTGAACGAATAGAAGTCGTTGAGCACCACATAGATGATCAACGGCACCGGGTGGATCTGGCTGATGACGACTCGGTCTACAGCGAGCGGATGTAGAGTTGTTAGGTTTATTATATCACAAGtacatttttattaataaaatcTTTGTTCAGTACTAACGCTATAAAACTTCAATCCGCTCGACATCTTCGCTGAATCGTATTGATTTCCTCCGTTCGCGAGCTTCGTTGGTGGGAGGATTCCCGGACGGAGCATCGTTGGTCTCGCCAttttcatcatcttcatcaATGATCATCATATCAGACAGAGATCTAACCAACCGGTTAGACCGGGAGACACTGTCGGTGGTATCTACAAGAATAAGCTTGATAAGTTCAGATCCATGAAAACCTGCACATCGAATCTTACAATCTACGGTTACACCATCAAGACCCCTTCGCTTCGCAGGTGGCGTAGATCCCGCATTATGGTACGGGTTTTCGAACAGTTCATTATCCGAGTGAATGCTTTGATCCTGCGATTGAGAAGAGGTTTCCAGCATACGCCACTTGAACCAAAAGTAAGCGCATAGTGCACTGGAGGCGACAAACATTACTATGAAAACCGACATCACTATGATGTAAGGATACACGGTACACTCGTCTTCTCCGTGGGTATTGGGCTGTTTGTTTGGCAAGCTTGGTTCTTCCAAATCTGTTACCGATACGTCAACGAAAGGCtccattttcctgaaaatatgtgaaacttgttgaaattaatAGGTCCAGGTCTTCTATGAGACACATGGTTGAGGGGAGTTGTAGGAATCCGCGTTAGGGCTTAAGCGATTTCATCAACTTGaaggtgttgttgaatatctcgtatgcggtaagagatagcacagcattgtcttcggcaaagttctaGTTTTACGTACGATCTATATTTAAGAGTTGAGGATCATTCTTTTAGTTGAAAACTTGGGTGGTAATGTTGAACTTCCTTACATGCGTTACATGTACGTTATGGgatatgttcttcttcttcttggcattttacgtcctcactgggacagagcctgctactcagcagtgttcttatgagcactttcacagttattaactgagagctttctatgccaaagttgccatttatgCATACGTATattatgtggcaggtacgatgatactctatgcccagggaagtcaaggaaatttccattacgaaaagattctggaccgaccgggaatcgaacccagacaccttcagcatggctttgctttgtagccgcggactctaaccactcagctaaggaaggtccctatGGGATATGTACGCAACCTTTTCAACATATAACATATTGATCCTGACTATTTGgaacgttggtgtcttcggcataTTTTTTCAGTAGACTAAGAGCTGACACACAAATTTTTGatcatatacagtattggacaaaacatttgcaactttttcgattttccatacaaaatgaccaactttggtaagctatatctcggttatttatggaccgatttgaatgaaatttttgcaTAAGATCAaacattacttgaatttcaacatatatttttgggtgatttttccaatcacaagtttaagagcagtaacggtttgactgaagtgaattttttgacgattttttataaatgtcaTAACTAAACACGTTGaagaaatagcttcatggtatcttctgcaaagttgtagattttaacaagatgatcaagtttgctgaagacagtttttgtgtagggctatcagattttaagataaatagttttgaatttttcgtcgaaaattacactttagttaaaccgttattacttataaactcatgattggaaaaattattcaaaaatatatgttaaaattcaagttataactgatgttctttgaaaatttcattcgaatcggtccataaataccgtggtgcatcaatacccggacgcttaagtcgaCCCAAACCTTCAAACTCTGATATGAGTGagttgttttagaaaatccttaatgcactattgttttaattattatttcaaGCAAGATCTTCacgaaaatgatgaaatttttggtaaaaaccaggattttaacatgaaaatcattcaaatattagagCATGTCTTgtttataaatccggacacctgaggCAAACGATGTctctaaatccggacacttttgaatcaaaatccggacatctgtGCAATAGCATGCAATATTCgtttaattttaatgaaaagcGTATCAACACACAATAAAATGTTAACATTTAATAAACTTGATGTCTGCGTTAGCCCTACAATGTTAAAAACATAACACGCTCGTAATATTAGTGGTTACATTACCTGAGTCTAAGTGCTTGTTGCTTGAACTACATTCGATGTGGCTCGTCGAACTGTTATTATGAAAGCAATAcacgatttttttcacaatcAATAGAACACCGATAACTCACTACGCTTTCCattgatatttttcaagttttctagtATTTCTTCTTTCCTGAAACTCACTTACACTAGTTAAACGTGGGTCTTTTAGATAATGTCCGGGTCTTTGAACATTGGCTCGTATTCCCGGACAGTCTCTTTATGCACCGATAAATATGTATTTCCAACTAATTTAACAACAGGGGAGTTATCAAACTTTTAAAACATCTCTTCTTTAACACTTATGGTTGAAACTTTCTATAAAAATATAGTTCACAAGCTTTTTATTCAAGCAAACGATGTTCGCGCGTTTACCGATCGTTTGACCTGAGTTAAAGTTGAACCGCGGCGAAATGACGTCCGACACGAacaaactatttgtttttaattttgttaattATTTGTCGATGATAACTAGATTAAAATATATGTTAACTGATGAGCATTGTTACTAATAAAGGGAGTAAATGAAAATTTAACGTATTATCACTTAATTTTTACTCCAATTTATGCATataatcaaagtgtccggatattggtaccgtccggattatgattcaccacggtatctgagatctagcttaccaaagttggtcattttgtatggaaaatcgaaaaagttgcaaatgttttgtccaatactgtattatAGCTTGATGTGTCTCTTAAATAAATTCGACGGTCAGTGACATTACGTggtaacaaattttcaaaattaacagGCCTAGAGGATCATCGACGGATTTGGAACACtccaaaatattcacttttGTAGTGTGTGACAACCCAGAAGCGGCGGATGATCTGGTTACATGCGACAAATGGTGGCATTTTACGTGTGCTGGGGTAAGCGAGTCAATTTCAAGCCGTAACTGGATCTGCCCGAGGTGCCGCTTACCCTCCATTCCGGCTTCATTAAGGTCGATAACTTCTATCAAAAGAACAAATTTGCAGCGAAAACGCTTGCCAGAACAgttggaattgaaaaaaaaaaaagaattggaGCTGATAAGGAAGCAATTGCAGAAAAAACAATCCCAGGATATGTATCAGCTGGAAGAGTCGCTTGTGGGGGATGATACTGATAACCGTAgcatcccgagcagaagaaaacaactactgaataccaaattgaggtattccataccagataatttccaatacttacaacctgaatgaggtatgaatgagccctgcataagaggtgaaatacctcaaataatacctgctgcatattctacaaatgccAAGTTGATAAtaagatcaggtattgtaattcctaaataatacatgatgtattttcatataaaagtgaaatttttcaattgtagtttaatacctccagcagtcctcaatagctatcgaataccaaaatgaagtatttttaatagtcttaaacattttttccaataccattataataccaaaataaggtattgacaactgacaatacctaattatggtatgataccaaaatatggtatgcataagttattgccaGTTATTTTTTCCTTCTCGGGGTCCGAAGCCGCGTAATCGAGATCGAAGCTCGTGATAAGCAGGTCAAAGCATGGGTTTAAAAGTACATATTCAAACCCTGAATAACAACCCGCTAATCCACTCATCGGATCTTTAAATCTGTCAGTTAGCCCATAATGGCATCGATATTTCGACCAATAAAGTGGAACATGTTCCTGATTCACTTCAGCTTCGCATCGTCACTGAGCCTGCTAGCGAGGTCGGTAAAGCGTTTGCTGACAATTCTGTTCTACGTACTCTGCAACAGCTGGCTGAGTGAGGACGAATCTAAAAGAAGTAGTATAacagcgttagcgtagttacggtatacttcgtagattggatactagcaacattcatgtttctttttaataatctcatcctgactactttcaagaacaaggcaggggagtataccttgttcaaatcataaacaagaaaactaaaagcatgaatatcgctattcccggccacgcccatctttaccgtaacttgggataggggaaggaaatgttgatgtagcacttacttaatgagaggccaccgactcagcgacaccctcataagtgctacggagttggaggttggggaaggtatattgtcaggattcgcctagaaagctggcgatagaccataaatatttgttgtttaagcgttttcaaattaatcttttgaatgccggcaatcaaaagagaaaacaatagcttatttatagtataaatagtatttcgcgaaatgcttgtcgattgtgcagtaatatttttgctcaataaccagtaaaaagcaaaaccgatccctccagggtcatcggattgtataaaacaacgatacgcgtaaaaaaaaaaaatctccggcgacaaaaacacgcgcgaaaccgtgagctaaatctatctgacgacgcaaaaccgaactgtcctgcttgggcttcacgaagcactacccagcaagacgctccaaaacaggaaaaaaaaaacaaaaaaaaaatctccagcgacgaaaacacgcgcgaaaccgtgagctaaatctatcggacgacgcaaaaccgaactgtcctgcttgggcttcacgaagcactacccagcaagacgctccaaaacaggaaaaaaaaatctccggcgacgaaaacatgcgcgaaaccgtaagccaaatctatcggacgacgcaaaaccgaactgtcctgcttgggcttcacgaagcactacccagcaagacgctccaaaacaggaaaaaaaaatctccggcgacgaaaacatgcgcgaaaccgtgagccaaatctatcggacgacgcaaaaccgaactgtcctgcttgggcttcacgaagcactacccagcaagacgctccaaaacaggaaaaaaaaatctccggcgacgaaaaaatgcgcgaaaccgtgagccaaatctatcggacgacgcaaaaccgaactatcctgcttgggcttcacgaagcactacccagcaagacgctccaaaacaggaaaaaaaaatctccggcgacgaaaacatgcgcgaaaccgtaagccaaatctatcggacgacgcaaaaccgaactgtcctgcttgggcttcacgaagcacaacccagcaagacgctccaaaacaggaaaaaaaaatctccggcgacgaaaacatgcgcgaaaccgtgagccaaatctatcggacgacgcaaaaccgaactgtcctgcttgggcttcacgaagcactacccagcaagacgctccaaaacaggaaaaaaaaatctccggcgacgaaaacatgcgcgaaaccgtgagccaaatctatcggacgacgcaaaaccgaactgtcctgcttgggcttcacgaagcactacccagcaagacgctccaaaacaggaaaaaaaaatctccggcgacgaaaacatgcgcgaaaccgtgagccaaatctatcggacgacgcaaaaccgaactgtcctgcttgggcttcacgaagcactacccagcaagacgctccaaaacaggaaaaaaaaatctccggcgacgaaaacatgcgcgaaaccgtaagccaaatctatcggacgacgcaaaaccgaactgtcctgcttgggcttcacgaagcactacccagcaagacgctccaaaacaggaaaaaaaaatctccggcgacgaaaacatgcgcgaaaccgtgagccaaatctatcggacgacgcaaaaccgaactgtcctgcttgggcttcacgaagcactacccagcaagacgctccaaaacaggaaaaaaaatctccggcgacgaaaacatgcgcgaaaccgtgagccaaatctatcggacgacgcaaaaccgaactgtcctgcttgggcttcacgaagcactacccagcaagacgctccaaaacaggaaaaaaaaatctttggcgacgaaaacatgcgcgaaaccgtgagctatatctatcggacgacgcaaaaccgaactgtcctgcttgggcttcacgaagcactacccagcaagacgctccaaaacaggaaaaaaatctccggcgacgaaaacatgcgcgaaaccgtgagccaaatctatcggacgacgcaaaaccgaactgtcctgcttgggcttcacgaagcactacccagcaagacgctccaaaacaggaaaaaaaaaatctccggcgacgaaaacatgcgcgaaaccgtgagctaaatctatcggacgacgcaaaaccgaactgtcctgcttgggcttcacgaagcactactccttcacgaagcactactcgAATCTAAAAGAAGTAGTATAACAGGCCCACAAATTCGCTTcgcccttaaggtgaaacagtttggaatcaacttctaagattgcactaaaacttcaaagcaaactgcactttttattttggctttgtgcactaacagaaagcttaaaatcagAAGATCAGGAACATTTGCCAACTATTCCTCCAATTtggtgcctttgaaaacgtgagtaagtggagaagtcggccattgtgacggccatctttgcattccgagatgtttcatcaTAAGCAAAATACTGTGATGCCACCGTTGATCGAATCAACACTGATTGAGCAGACGCGATTCAGACACGGGCACTCAATTCATCCACCACTTAACAGCACTCTGCCGACGAGTCGACATTACGAATCGGATGCCCATGCTACTCGTTTCTACACTTCACCTTGCGAAAATCCCCGGCAAGGCTCTCCCGAAAACGGTGCTTTTCCAAGAACCTCCGAAAACGTCAGTGGTAACATGAAACACGGCGATAGTTCTTTTGCAATTCGAATTCCGACCCCGGTGCGACAAGTTTTGTACGGCTACCGAATCCAGCTGTTCCCGCTAAGAACTTCAACCTCCGCACGGGCTTTCTCAACAGACAACCCCCAGCGTTGAATCCGGAACAAAACAACTTACGACGGCCTTTCCCCAAACAACTAGCATCTAGGCAAGTCATGCTGCGAGATCTCCAGGACTTTTCTTGGGAATCCAGAGGAATGGCCGAGCAGTTTCCACAATTCCTCAGTAGCGTGTGGGTTCAACGATATTGAAAACCTTGCCCATTTGCAGCGATGTTCTACTATCGCATGAGTCAGCACCTAACGTGATAAACACTTTGCAAATATTGTACAGTCGTCAggaggtcttcttcttcttcttctttctggcgttacgtcccaactgggacaaagcctgcttctcagattagtgttcttatgagcacttccacagttattaactgagagctttctttgccgattgaccatttttgcatgtgtatatcgtgtggcaggtacgatgatactctatgccctgggaatcgagaaaatttcctttacgaaaagatcctcgaccagtgggattcgaacccacgaccctcagcatggtcatgctgaacagctgcgcgtttaccgctacggctatctgggccccgtcaGGAGGTCATCATAAACAAATTGATCCAATCCGtaccacggtgccccgacagaccgttattatgtaaaaaaattgtccatcaaatctcaacagggctcgattcctgaggtcatactgcacctctgggccaaattttaaaaaaatccctaggaggaatctcgagaaatcttgatttgaagttttttacttaaaaattcaatataatccatattaaaattttgcaatagcactgaaaatccgacaaaaacgctcaaaaagttggccaaactgtgcttaactagtatacaattgttaccgttgttacaattagaaatatttacaactggctTAACTTACCAGAATGACTTAAGTATATTTTTAcatggcttaaaccagtaagtTTAGTTTAATAGAATGATATTTTAGAAATAAATGTCGATATACAATTGATGTCACGTTCGATAAAGgtgaaacattcaatgcagAATATTATTAATTCACAGCTTATTTTACGACTTTCATACTAAGTAaccagcccaccaaagtctTACGTATTTATTTTGCATAATAAAAATTACGTTTTGTACATCTGGTACTCTGCccaaaactgcaaaacagtcacattcgacatttttgacaaaatggagttaataccatggaaagtcattaaatgataaatactttcgatcaacttactgaaatctgtgagattgttctataaaattcgaaaaaaaataccaagttgttttgt includes:
- the LOC5572744 gene encoding uncharacterized protein LOC5572744 produces the protein MMGASKSNECSQTWRIRESIISGLCLWLLIGIESVDTQECSSATFDFNAQAISVGSISATAVNTEIASYTVSNVEKVSVSALQGYNLYLDAVLETTQQTTRLNIKTDEKFADFLLTETIPELRAQLDFTCSSSTTRTIRIQVTIREENLYAPTFKPEEYVIQLPLPLPKNFDLTQFVNEGKGIIAYDYDLTGNEVDFSIENNAYFQVEQIPGASGKEFIARLRTLQTLTHMEATELKITGTDRGNPPKSGTAQLKISGDPLIPYITPPQFVESLYRRTYKRTETFVPVEVVLSAGTFDDTVNFVLSGDNRDLFTVTAKSDHSGASVTLKSGVTIEETTNFLNVLVTATRVGAEMNGRTAIVVEVEPEVKILPAFEQPIYSGTIGQEKDISLTNPIKLVAATIVDGVQVTLDGEDAEFFVFSNSAGTISLRPSEKLTEEELNGKFYFHVTVKASKPGIGSNVAIVVLEVLKKDVVVPKFEQLYYEGTITEEGLATIPEIKIIASTFVEGLEFNRAGEADLFSISQDGNKLTLVPNSITEEKLRDKFYLIEKISAVLEDQVVAETIAIIKVVRSEIIVPKFEENLVQGQLAEGNLQLTPMKVIVDPNTYNSNTEVVLKDSSNLLVLTQSSTRNEYTIGLRSGAQLPTTSHITAIVEATNPKSATVHCFVLIEVIREPLIAPEFEKALYESTINSNGVLQELILRIKPETYDNTIVCSIQDADAEFFQLQKLDNNIQIILKDSISEDALENRNNLRFSVRAVKPSSLDAIVPVIVFIEKAKVQAPRFEKALYKSNIRPDLTLVPFETMKLEDGTGSEGLEILITQNNSDLFAVEIDQDSHITISLRRILTPQDVEGLERFEFVLQVTNPGVGSAFATIVIDIERSPVIEPEFTEVSYHGTLQEGAQEIIFTDKITLRAETIASDVHYALLSGDHALVELSKNEDASLKFTLKSDVTVDQLKGKAQLNFVVQATNPGSSPASASIVVQIVRPVRAVFTKSSFSGVLTEGQTLVAFSDKIELVEGTFTDETALQLNEGDSNLFKVTVSSEKIIQISLGSEILWTQVRFHPYITFKLTATNPGSEPSSTTILINIVNHPVPTPAFTKTFYRGSLQKGVHEVTFPAGEVITIESETITSTFLFRVLDDDDGALFDVTREENKFKVSLKSTVDEQTIEGRDLLSFTIEANNEFGETDRATVIVSIQLDEIVTPTFSNNLYRGSIKERTTDVSLTTTIGFLAGTSSSNTEVGLVDGEADWFTARYANSQVTIAVKNEDVIDWDDINDRSYLSFALQATNPGSTAASAFVTLDIQRDVIPMPRFKASSFQGVLLEGSSDVQFSEGASIELIDDSLVAGFEIQLIEYDHELFDFTQERLQIKISLKSGVLGENLKDRTYLRFTVAVNNPGSETATANVLVDLKWNQTPANTPLFEKFYYKGSIGLDLQIKLEDSILIKEETYTADVLYGIVESDNDLLVVEKSNREVVVKLAKAITEDDLKGLESLHVTIRAFNEMEKESFCFLVVSLPREGEEPCRTPTLDCTECYDCSTGTPLEDVPVFEYGNYRFFIKSDTIGLIGTVKATVKDPLIHLEHRAEIDNDYVSSRITFTADGILRVDRALLPGQYSLKVTALNPHAQKQSSVNVLLDVTQEQECPVDPDSPKITTVEKLLVIKTLEEESPHLNIFPSQLSTCEYELVDEKPYLGYNYFEIDPETHWLTSKSFDRENTTLFEGMTIPQFQVRLHLVCQDQAPAQSRRTERSLIESEDLNYARDVTVVQVIVTDINDHSPEFVFPSGSEFFHIGFPVSTIASGLMLSQLITVRAEDADEGLNAKIRYSLRGTQSYFAIEPETGLVYPLKESMKSSSVVTITVVATDRDGASDGRTAEVQLIVHQLEENHLVALTVPGQMDDEDVIRQINSNQEGVQVKVLTQARVPEINENADDKSTRQSSSEDSVLRMIVYALANGNIVQSSDTIMRVIGSSSVSSSVSIDSFRSVACSECSGQQSDSEDNVGLIVATSILGALFVISAGMAIFLYLRYVRPLKGTTENPSDVVQLENDFDVSPPPSPPRLGVGKQMTVDEPEMEERKVSIQILGVTDQESEDGRLPRSRLAQSLDDHLERGGEFGTISSRGTIEDSSSLSSVNEPRNVKFNEMVERIEVVEHHIDDQRHRVDLADDDSVYSERM